A genome region from Solanum pennellii chromosome 12, SPENNV200 includes the following:
- the LOC107006631 gene encoding heavy metal-associated isoprenylated plant protein 35, producing the protein MMKINFGKVLDCFSTISSSGSCFCINEFGVHDDDDDGFEKKPLMNNSLSNQDDEHKLMRLKDVINVGPPTLAFQLKPKIVVLRVSIHCNGCARKVEKHISKMEGVDMYQVDLETKKVVVIGDIIPFQVLESVSKVVKNVELSTWNTPEC; encoded by the exons ATGATGAAGATTAATTTTGGTAAAGTTTTAGATTGTTTTAGTACTATTTCTTCTTCTGGATCTTGTTTTTGTATCAATGAATTTGGAGttcatgatgatgatgatgatggattTGAAAAGAAGCCATTGATGAATAATAGTTTATCAAATCAAGATGATGAACATAAGTTGATGAGATTGAAGGATGTTATTAATGTAGGACCTCCAACACTAGCTTTCCAATTGAAGCCTAAG ATTGTGGTGCTAAGAGTTTCCATACATTGCAATGGTTGTGCAAGGAAAGTTGAAAAACACATCTCCAAAATGGAag GGGTAGACATGTACCAAGTAGATTTGGAGACCAAGAAGGTTGTTGTTATTGGAGACATAATTCCTTTTCAAGTGTTGGAAAGTGTTTCAAAGGTTGTCAAAAATGTTGAACTTTCAACTTGGAACACTCCTGAATGTTGa
- the LOC107007406 gene encoding uncharacterized protein LOC107007406 has translation MAKTLVIFTIVLLLFTISVSSSNPDPNPDPNPDPAPSEAHKELIRFGFPIGLLPRNVNGYSLNSSSGEFLVSLGEKCKITLPPDNYLATYSKKIRGKIVENRIAELDGISVRAFFKWWGITGIRSSGENLVFEVGMVTAKYPSKNFIESPYCEGKKHSSS, from the coding sequence ATGGCAAAAACCCTAGTAATCTTCACCATTGTTCTTCTCCTCTTCACCATTTCTGTATCTTCTTCGAATCCGGATCCGAATCCTGACCCGAATCCGGATCCGGCACCATCAGAGGCACACAAGGAGCTAATCAGATTCGGGTTTCCTATAGGGTTGCTTCCAAGGAACGTTAATGGGTATTCTCTAAACTCCAGTTCCGGCGAGTTCTTAGTTTCTTTGGGTGAGAAGTGTAAAATTACTCTACCTCCGGACAATTACCTTGCGACGTATTCGAAGAAAATTAGGGGGAAAATTGTTGAGAATCGTATTGCGGAGCTTGATGGGATTAGTGTAAGGGCTTTTTTTAAGTGGTGGGGAATTACGGGTATCAGATCTAGTGGTGAGAATTTGGTTTTTGAAGTTGGAATGGTTACTGCTAAATACCCTTCTAAGAATTTCATTGAAAGTCCTTATTGTGAAGGGAAAAAGCATTCCTCTTCCTGa